Proteins encoded together in one Canis lupus dingo isolate Sandy chromosome 34, ASM325472v2, whole genome shotgun sequence window:
- the IL12A gene encoding interleukin-12 subunit alpha isoform X2, with product MCPPRGLLLVTILVLLSHLDHLTWARSLPTASPSPGIFQCLNHSQNLLRAVSNTLQKARQTLELYSCTSEEIDHEDITKDKTSTVEACLPLELTMNESCLASREISLITNGSCLASGKASFMTVLCLSSIYEDLKMYQMEFKAMNAKLLMDPKRQIFLDQNMLTAIDELLQALNFNSVTVPQKSSLEEPDFYKTKIKLCILLHAFRIRAVTIDRMMSYLNSS from the exons ATGTGCCCGCCGCGCG GCCTCCTCCTTGTGACCATCCTGGTCCTGCTAAGCCACCTGGACCACCTTACTTGGGCCAGGAGCCTCCCCACAGCCTCACCGAGCCCAGGAATATTCCAGTGCCTCAACCACTCCCAAAACCTGCTGAGAGCCGTCAGCAACACGCTTCAGAAG GCCAGACAAACTCTAGAATTATATTCCTGCACTTCCGAAGAGATTGATCATGAAGATATCACAAAGGATAAAACCAGCACAGTGGAGGCCTGCTTACCACTGGAATTAACCATG aATGAGAGTTGCCTGGCTTCCAGAGAGATCTCTTTGATAACT aacgGGAGTTGCCTGGCCTCTGGAAAGGCCTCTTTTATGACG GTCCTGTGCCTTAGCAGCATCTATGAGGACTTGAAGATGTACCAGATGGAATTCAAGGCCATGAACGCAAAGCTTTTAATGGATCCCAAGAGGCAGATCTTTCTGGATCAAAACATGCTGACAGCTATCGATGAGCTGTTACAG GCCCTGAATTTCAACAGTGTGACTGTGCCACAGAAATCCTCCCTTGAAGAGCCggatttttataaaactaaaatcaagCTCTGCATACTTCTTCATGCTTTCAGAATTCGTGCGGTGACCATCGATAGAATGATGAGTTATCTGAATTCTTCCTAA
- the IL12A gene encoding interleukin-12 subunit alpha isoform X1: MEGRGRPNQADKLSLLLASFPGLLLVTILVLLSHLDHLTWARSLPTASPSPGIFQCLNHSQNLLRAVSNTLQKARQTLELYSCTSEEIDHEDITKDKTSTVEACLPLELTMNESCLASREISLITNGSCLASGKASFMTVLCLSSIYEDLKMYQMEFKAMNAKLLMDPKRQIFLDQNMLTAIDELLQALNFNSVTVPQKSSLEEPDFYKTKIKLCILLHAFRIRAVTIDRMMSYLNSS; the protein is encoded by the exons ATGGAAGGTAGAGGCAGGCCAAACCAAGCTGACAAGCTCAGCCTGCTCCTTGCTTCTTTTCCAGGCCTCCTCCTTGTGACCATCCTGGTCCTGCTAAGCCACCTGGACCACCTTACTTGGGCCAGGAGCCTCCCCACAGCCTCACCGAGCCCAGGAATATTCCAGTGCCTCAACCACTCCCAAAACCTGCTGAGAGCCGTCAGCAACACGCTTCAGAAG GCCAGACAAACTCTAGAATTATATTCCTGCACTTCCGAAGAGATTGATCATGAAGATATCACAAAGGATAAAACCAGCACAGTGGAGGCCTGCTTACCACTGGAATTAACCATG aATGAGAGTTGCCTGGCTTCCAGAGAGATCTCTTTGATAACT aacgGGAGTTGCCTGGCCTCTGGAAAGGCCTCTTTTATGACG GTCCTGTGCCTTAGCAGCATCTATGAGGACTTGAAGATGTACCAGATGGAATTCAAGGCCATGAACGCAAAGCTTTTAATGGATCCCAAGAGGCAGATCTTTCTGGATCAAAACATGCTGACAGCTATCGATGAGCTGTTACAG GCCCTGAATTTCAACAGTGTGACTGTGCCACAGAAATCCTCCCTTGAAGAGCCggatttttataaaactaaaatcaagCTCTGCATACTTCTTCATGCTTTCAGAATTCGTGCGGTGACCATCGATAGAATGATGAGTTATCTGAATTCTTCCTAA